One region of Chryseobacterium sp. SORGH_AS_0447 genomic DNA includes:
- a CDS encoding YtxH domain-containing protein gives MGNKTKGLLALVGLGALAYWKYKNSSEEDKQLVKDKINTAKDNINKWSNDLKDKANNVASQVKDRANDVASQAQDKADDIRNKAQEAVS, from the coding sequence ATGGGAAATAAAACAAAAGGCTTATTAGCTTTAGTCGGTTTAGGTGCATTAGCATATTGGAAATACAAAAATTCTTCTGAAGAAGATAAGCAGTTGGTGAAAGACAAAATCAATACTGCAAAAGACAATATCAACAAGTGGAGCAATGATTTGAAAGATAAAGCAAACAATGTTGCTTCTCAGGTAAAAGACAGAGCTAATGATGTCGCTTCTCAAGCACAGGACAAAGCTGATGATATTAGAAATAAAGCTCAGGAGGCAGTAAGCTAA
- a CDS encoding isoaspartyl peptidase/L-asparaginase has product MKIIIHGGFFSESGQSHEVKTAKQNSLKAIAQKAFEYLQDHSAFDAVAYAVSLLEDDDLYNAGTGSQIQGDGIIRMSAAIINGETEKMSGVINIENVKNPILVAKALIGEDDRVLGGSGAKKYATEHGFENYSTEIPQRRKEYEEKLKTGGKGTVGCVAIDRNGKLAAATSTGGKGFEIPGRISDSATVAGNYANSFCAVSCTGVGEDIVSNATAAKIVTRVTDGMSLENAFAKTFEELKTIDGFAGAIAIDKNGNLYHQDSHPTMVFASFDGENFEIFN; this is encoded by the coding sequence ATGAAAATAATCATCCACGGCGGATTTTTCTCCGAAAGTGGCCAGAGCCACGAGGTGAAAACCGCTAAACAGAATTCTTTAAAAGCAATCGCCCAAAAAGCGTTTGAATATCTACAGGACCATTCTGCCTTTGACGCAGTGGCCTATGCTGTTTCCCTGCTTGAAGACGATGATCTGTACAATGCAGGAACAGGCTCCCAGATCCAGGGTGACGGAATTATCCGCATGAGCGCAGCCATTATCAATGGTGAAACCGAGAAAATGAGCGGAGTCATTAATATTGAAAATGTAAAAAACCCAATCCTTGTTGCTAAAGCGCTGATTGGAGAAGATGACCGTGTTTTAGGCGGAAGCGGTGCTAAAAAATACGCAACCGAACACGGATTTGAAAACTACTCTACCGAAATTCCGCAACGGAGAAAAGAATACGAAGAAAAACTGAAAACCGGAGGCAAAGGCACGGTAGGCTGTGTAGCCATCGATAGAAACGGAAAATTGGCAGCCGCCACTTCCACCGGAGGGAAAGGCTTTGAAATTCCCGGCCGTATCTCCGATTCTGCAACGGTTGCCGGAAATTACGCCAATTCTTTCTGCGCGGTCAGTTGTACCGGAGTTGGAGAAGATATCGTAAGTAATGCCACCGCTGCGAAAATTGTAACCCGGGTAACCGACGGAATGTCTCTGGAAAATGCATTTGCTAAAACCTTTGAAGAATTAAAAACCATTGATGGTTTTGCTGGAGCTATAGCGATTGATAAAAATGGAAATTTATACCATCAGGATTCCCATCCTACCATGGTTTTCGCAAGTTTTGACGGAGAAAACTTTGAAATCTTCAATTAA
- a CDS encoding cyanophycinase: MIKPVGKLIVIGGAVNKGSFAETDFDQNIEKNLNFFERGILRKIINESKHKEDSVIEIITTASQIPQIVGSEYKKAFEFLGAKNVNILDIHNREEANSDPIVARANAADVVMFTGGDQLRLTSILGGTRFHDTILLKYQEQDFIYSGTSAGAAAASENMIYQGSSSEALLKGEIKTTQGLGLIDNVIIDTHFVQRGRIGRLFQAVVNNPRTLGIGLGEDTGLFIHNDVMTAVGSGLVILVDGRFIKDTNLTNINLGEPISIDNLTVHVMSMNDHYDLTTKALTIENSQFNPIPQDR, translated from the coding sequence ATGATTAAACCAGTTGGAAAATTAATTGTGATCGGGGGCGCTGTTAATAAAGGCAGTTTTGCTGAAACCGATTTTGATCAGAACATAGAAAAAAACCTGAATTTTTTTGAGCGTGGAATTTTAAGGAAAATCATCAATGAGTCTAAACATAAGGAAGATTCGGTGATTGAGATTATTACGACCGCTTCTCAGATCCCGCAGATTGTAGGATCAGAGTATAAAAAGGCATTCGAATTTCTGGGTGCCAAAAACGTTAATATACTGGATATTCATAACCGTGAGGAAGCGAATTCCGATCCGATCGTGGCAAGAGCAAACGCTGCCGATGTGGTGATGTTCACAGGCGGAGACCAGCTGAGGCTTACGTCCATTCTCGGAGGAACCAGATTTCACGATACAATTCTTTTAAAATACCAGGAACAGGATTTCATCTATTCCGGGACTTCTGCAGGAGCCGCCGCAGCTTCTGAAAATATGATCTACCAGGGAAGCAGCTCTGAAGCCTTGCTAAAAGGAGAAATTAAGACCACGCAAGGTCTTGGACTCATTGATAATGTAATCATCGACACGCATTTTGTACAGCGGGGAAGAATTGGAAGACTGTTCCAGGCTGTGGTGAACAATCCGAGAACATTGGGAATCGGTTTGGGAGAAGATACCGGTCTGTTTATCCACAATGATGTGATGACCGCTGTTGGTTCCGGGCTCGTGATCCTCGTAGACGGAAGATTTATTAAAGATACGAATCTGACTAATATCAATCTGGGAGAACCTATTTCTATTGATAACTTAACGGTTCATGTCATGTCGATGAATGATCATTACGATCTTACGACGAAAGCCTTAACGATTGAGAATTCCCAGTTTAATCCGATTCCGCAGGATCGATAA
- the cphA gene encoding cyanophycin synthetase, with amino-acid sequence MKIEKIQALRGPNIWSIRRKKLIQMRLDLEEMENFPTNKIDGFRERIEKLIPSLFTHRCSEGVEGGFFHRIETGTWMGHVIEHIALEIQTLAGMDVGFGRTRETKTPGIYNVVFNYIEENAGIYAAEESVKIAEALIKGDEYDLNACIKTLKEIRERVRLGPSTGSIVEEAVSRRIPWIRLGTNSLVQLGYGVNQQRFQATITGNTSSIAVDIACNKELTKRMLHDAAIPVPIGDLVMDEEGLDSVVRKIGYPVVIKPLDGNHGKGSSINVNDWEAAKIGLQHAQKYSNKVIVEKYITGYDFRVLVINNKMVAAARRVPAHVVGDGELNLQQLIDKENTDPRRGYGHENVLTEILIDKDTTELLEKLHYTLETVPQRGEIVYLKSTANLSTGGTSIDVTDMVHPENITMAERISKIIGLDVCGIDIMAENLTQPLKESGGAIIEVNAAPGFRMHLAPSEGLPRNVAAPVVDMLYPQGKPFTIPIIAVTGTNGKTTTTRLISHIVKSNGYRVGFTTSDGIYIQNTMLTKGDTTGPLSAEFILKDPTVEFAVLETARGGILRSGLGFSQCDIGVLTNIKEDHLGLNDIHNLKDLTRVKRVVLDSVKKNGWSVMNADDEYSMRIINDLHSNIAIFSMDENNPHIKKFAKEGKITCVYEEGFVTIKKGDWKIRIGKAKDFPITMEGKAKFMIENVLAASLASYLYGFGIEDISNSLRTFIPSAQLTPGRLNVFKFKNFKVLIDFAHNPAGYEAIEDYLKNVEATKKIGIISGVGDRRDSDIRECGKIAGRMFDHIIIRNEKHLRGRTEEEINGLIIEGMQSSGRDVSYEIIPKEIEALKHAMGMAEEGTFITALSDVISNAIDLVQEYQAREMMEDDKVQ; translated from the coding sequence ATGAAAATTGAAAAGATACAGGCGCTACGCGGTCCAAACATCTGGAGTATCCGAAGGAAGAAGCTGATACAGATGAGGTTGGATCTCGAAGAAATGGAGAATTTCCCTACCAATAAAATCGATGGTTTCAGAGAAAGAATAGAAAAGCTGATTCCGTCTTTATTCACCCACCGCTGTTCCGAAGGAGTAGAAGGCGGTTTTTTTCACCGGATTGAAACGGGAACGTGGATGGGACACGTTATTGAACATATCGCGCTTGAAATTCAGACCCTGGCAGGAATGGATGTGGGCTTCGGAAGAACCCGCGAAACAAAAACGCCGGGAATTTATAATGTCGTCTTCAATTATATCGAGGAAAATGCCGGGATTTATGCCGCGGAAGAATCGGTAAAAATTGCCGAAGCCTTGATTAAAGGAGATGAATACGATTTGAATGCCTGCATTAAAACATTAAAGGAAATCAGGGAAAGAGTGCGACTCGGCCCTTCTACGGGAAGTATTGTGGAAGAAGCCGTTTCCCGGAGAATTCCATGGATCCGCCTGGGGACAAATTCATTGGTTCAATTGGGTTACGGGGTAAACCAGCAGCGCTTTCAGGCGACCATTACCGGAAACACCAGTTCAATTGCCGTAGATATTGCATGTAACAAAGAGTTAACCAAAAGAATGCTGCATGATGCTGCCATTCCTGTTCCGATCGGAGATCTGGTCATGGATGAAGAAGGACTGGATAGTGTCGTACGAAAAATAGGATATCCTGTTGTGATTAAGCCTTTGGACGGCAATCACGGAAAAGGTTCTTCGATTAATGTAAACGACTGGGAAGCGGCAAAAATAGGACTACAGCACGCACAGAAATATTCCAACAAGGTTATCGTAGAAAAGTATATCACAGGCTACGATTTCAGGGTTTTGGTTATTAATAATAAAATGGTGGCTGCCGCAAGAAGGGTTCCTGCGCACGTTGTAGGTGACGGCGAACTGAATCTTCAGCAGCTGATCGATAAAGAAAATACAGATCCGAGAAGAGGCTATGGCCATGAAAATGTGTTGACGGAAATTCTGATCGATAAAGATACAACGGAGTTGCTTGAGAAACTTCATTATACTTTGGAAACGGTTCCTCAAAGGGGAGAAATCGTTTATTTGAAGTCTACCGCCAACCTTTCAACGGGAGGTACTTCTATTGATGTAACCGATATGGTGCATCCGGAAAATATCACGATGGCGGAAAGGATTTCCAAAATCATCGGTCTTGATGTTTGCGGAATCGATATTATGGCAGAGAATCTTACCCAGCCGTTAAAAGAAAGCGGCGGTGCGATCATCGAAGTGAATGCTGCTCCCGGCTTTAGGATGCATCTGGCTCCAAGTGAAGGGCTTCCGAGAAATGTAGCGGCTCCGGTGGTAGATATGCTGTATCCGCAGGGAAAACCTTTTACCATTCCGATTATCGCCGTAACGGGAACCAACGGAAAAACAACGACTACACGGTTAATCTCCCATATTGTAAAAAGCAACGGCTACAGAGTCGGGTTTACTACATCAGACGGAATTTACATCCAGAATACGATGCTGACGAAAGGAGATACCACAGGACCTCTTTCTGCGGAATTTATCCTGAAAGATCCTACCGTAGAATTTGCAGTTTTAGAAACAGCCAGGGGCGGAATTTTACGTTCAGGATTAGGGTTTTCTCAGTGTGACATCGGGGTTTTGACTAACATCAAAGAAGACCATTTGGGTTTGAATGATATCCACAACCTGAAAGATTTGACAAGGGTTAAAAGGGTCGTTCTCGACAGTGTAAAGAAAAACGGCTGGAGCGTGATGAACGCTGATGACGAATATTCGATGAGAATCATCAACGACCTGCATTCCAACATCGCGATTTTCAGCATGGATGAAAACAACCCCCACATCAAAAAATTTGCGAAGGAAGGCAAAATTACCTGTGTGTATGAAGAAGGTTTTGTCACCATCAAAAAAGGCGACTGGAAGATCAGGATCGGAAAAGCCAAAGACTTCCCGATTACGATGGAAGGAAAAGCCAAGTTCATGATTGAAAATGTATTGGCAGCAAGTTTGGCGTCTTATTTATATGGTTTTGGGATTGAAGATATTTCCAATTCCCTGCGGACTTTCATTCCAAGTGCACAGCTGACTCCGGGAAGGCTGAATGTGTTTAAATTCAAAAACTTTAAGGTTTTAATTGATTTTGCCCACAATCCTGCCGGGTATGAAGCCATTGAAGATTACCTTAAAAACGTGGAAGCAACGAAAAAGATCGGGATTATTTCCGGTGTCGGCGACCGAAGAGACAGCGACATCAGGGAGTGCGGAAAAATTGCAGGAAGAATGTTCGACCACATTATCATCCGCAACGAGAAGCACCTTCGTGGAAGGACGGAAGAAGAAATCAACGGTTTGATCATCGAAGGGATGCAGTCTTCCGGAAGGGACGTCAGCTACGAAATTATTCCAAAAGAAATCGAAGCCCTGAAACACGCTATGGGTATGGCTGAGGAAGGAACCTTCATTACCGCTTTAAGCGATGTAATTTCCAATGCTATTGATCTCGTTCAGGAATATCAGGCAAGGGAAATGATGGAGGATGATAAGGTTCAGTAA
- a CDS encoding type 1 glutamine amidotransferase gives MKNIRMALLDMNNNQVNQGFKNIKEISETFQQSTEEEVSIETFDVRFKNEMPEIENFDIFISSGGPGDPHREGLEWEDRFAAFLDEIFEYNQCNDRKKYVFLICHSFQLASIHWKLGTINRRKSYSFGIMPVHKTEEGEQEFLFKNLPDPFYAVDSRAFQFIEPDYSRFEELGMKIVAIEKSRPHINLERAVMAVRFSEEIFGTQFHPEANPAGMIENLKDEKNKQAMIENFGMEKYLETIDRIDDEDKITLTQAQILPRFLNRAKQNILNQTQATV, from the coding sequence ATGAAGAATATCCGAATGGCTTTGCTGGATATGAATAACAACCAGGTAAATCAGGGATTTAAAAACATAAAAGAAATCTCCGAAACCTTTCAGCAGAGCACCGAAGAAGAGGTAAGCATTGAAACATTTGATGTAAGGTTTAAAAATGAAATGCCGGAGATCGAGAATTTTGACATTTTCATTTCATCAGGCGGTCCGGGAGATCCGCACCGGGAAGGGCTGGAATGGGAAGACCGATTTGCAGCGTTCTTGGATGAAATTTTTGAGTATAACCAATGTAACGACCGTAAAAAATATGTTTTTCTAATCTGTCATTCCTTTCAGCTGGCGAGCATTCACTGGAAACTCGGGACAATCAACAGACGGAAATCCTATTCTTTCGGCATCATGCCGGTTCATAAAACAGAAGAAGGCGAACAGGAGTTTTTATTTAAAAATTTACCCGATCCGTTTTATGCAGTGGATTCGAGAGCGTTCCAGTTTATTGAGCCCGATTACAGCCGTTTTGAAGAACTCGGAATGAAAATCGTAGCCATCGAGAAATCGCGGCCCCATATTAATCTGGAAAGAGCGGTAATGGCGGTCCGTTTTTCAGAAGAAATCTTCGGAACACAGTTTCATCCGGAAGCAAATCCCGCAGGGATGATCGAAAACCTAAAGGACGAGAAGAACAAACAGGCAATGATCGAGAATTTCGGGATGGAAAAATATCTGGAAACCATCGACCGGATTGACGACGAAGATAAAATCACCCTTACCCAGGCCCAGATTCTTCCCCGATTCCTGAACAGGGCAAAACAGAATATCCTGAACCAAACGCAGGCAACAGTTTAA
- a CDS encoding carboxylate-amine ligase produces the protein MHQFTIGIEEEYQIIDVESRDLISHVSKIIEGGKAVLSENLKHEMHESMIEMETGICQNIQEAKAELTSLRRHLIKTAHEQGLRVSGGGTHPFSNWEHNTITNGERYNKIVDDMGDVARGNLIFGLHVHIGIPNREEGVRIQNVMRYFLPHVYALSTNSPFWIGRNTGFKSYRQEIFVKFPRTGIPSFFNSLAEFDSYVDLLVKTGTIDNAKKIWWDLRVHPFYPTIEFRICDMPLRIEETVCLAAIMQSLVAKICKLHQQNLSFRSYRRLLLNENKWRASKSGIEAHLIDFGKEESVPYPDLLKELLEFIDDVVDDLGCRKEVEYAWTILENGTGADRQLKIFNETGDLTKVVDYMISETEYGITHSENAW, from the coding sequence ATGCATCAGTTTACTATCGGAATCGAAGAAGAATATCAAATTATTGATGTTGAGAGCAGGGATCTGATTTCTCATGTTTCGAAAATTATTGAAGGCGGAAAAGCGGTTTTAAGTGAAAATTTAAAACACGAAATGCACGAATCCATGATCGAGATGGAAACGGGCATCTGCCAGAATATCCAGGAAGCGAAAGCGGAACTGACGAGCCTCAGAAGGCACCTCATCAAAACCGCTCATGAGCAGGGGCTCAGGGTTTCCGGGGGCGGTACCCACCCGTTTTCCAATTGGGAGCACAACACCATTACGAACGGCGAACGTTACAATAAAATCGTAGACGATATGGGCGATGTGGCGCGGGGAAATCTAATCTTTGGGCTGCATGTGCACATCGGAATCCCGAACCGTGAAGAAGGCGTAAGAATACAGAATGTCATGCGGTATTTTCTTCCGCACGTCTATGCGTTGTCTACCAACTCGCCTTTCTGGATCGGCAGAAATACCGGATTTAAATCGTACCGTCAGGAAATTTTTGTAAAATTCCCGAGAACAGGGATCCCGAGTTTCTTCAATTCGCTGGCGGAGTTCGACAGCTATGTGGATCTGCTGGTAAAAACCGGAACGATCGACAATGCAAAGAAAATCTGGTGGGATCTCAGAGTTCACCCGTTCTACCCTACCATTGAGTTCAGAATCTGTGATATGCCTTTGCGGATTGAGGAAACCGTTTGTTTAGCTGCCATTATGCAGTCGCTTGTCGCAAAAATCTGTAAACTGCACCAGCAGAATTTAAGCTTCAGAAGCTACAGAAGGCTTTTGCTGAACGAAAATAAATGGAGGGCATCCAAAAGCGGAATTGAAGCCCACCTGATCGATTTCGGTAAAGAAGAATCTGTGCCGTATCCCGATTTGCTGAAAGAGCTTCTTGAGTTTATCGATGACGTCGTAGACGACTTAGGCTGCCGTAAAGAGGTGGAATATGCTTGGACGATCCTTGAAAACGGAACCGGCGCAGACCGCCAGCTTAAAATATTTAACGAAACCGGCGACCTTACCAAAGTGGTGGATTATATGATCTCTGAAACGGAGTATGGCATAACGCATAGCGAAAACGCTTGGTAA
- a CDS encoding RimK family alpha-L-glutamate ligase — translation MAKKVGILFGMEDTFPWAFIDKVNELGKGEIVAEPVNIDKLEQGADYGYAVIIDRISQDVPFYRAYLKNAALNGTYVINNPFWWSADEKFFNNALMTKLGIPLPKTVLLPSHERPTNTSETSFRNLKFPHDWYYIFDYVGFPAYMKPHDGGGWRNVYRVDNPEDLWAKLGETEQLVMMVQEEIIFDDYYRVYCLGQKYVHIMPYEPRNAPHLRYETTHKTAGKELEKLLKTIHDYTIKMNKALGYDFNTVEFAVRDGIPYAIDFCNPAPDADRNSVGEENFAWIVEHAAKLAVEKAKEYVPGKPNISWGTFVKDSVK, via the coding sequence ATGGCTAAAAAAGTAGGAATCTTGTTCGGTATGGAAGATACATTTCCCTGGGCATTTATCGATAAAGTAAATGAGCTTGGCAAAGGGGAGATTGTTGCCGAACCGGTAAACATCGATAAACTTGAGCAGGGTGCCGATTATGGATATGCAGTGATCATCGACAGGATTTCACAGGATGTGCCTTTTTACAGGGCGTATCTTAAAAATGCAGCACTGAACGGGACTTATGTTATCAATAACCCATTCTGGTGGAGTGCTGATGAAAAGTTTTTCAATAATGCGTTGATGACGAAACTCGGCATTCCCCTTCCGAAAACCGTATTGCTCCCTTCTCATGAGAGACCGACCAATACTTCGGAAACTTCCTTCAGAAACCTGAAATTCCCTCACGACTGGTATTATATCTTCGATTATGTAGGATTTCCGGCCTATATGAAGCCTCATGATGGCGGCGGCTGGAGAAATGTATACCGGGTAGATAATCCGGAAGATCTTTGGGCAAAACTAGGAGAAACGGAACAATTGGTAATGATGGTACAGGAAGAAATTATTTTCGACGATTATTATCGGGTGTATTGCCTGGGCCAGAAATATGTTCACATCATGCCTTATGAGCCTAGAAATGCACCTCATCTTAGGTACGAAACAACTCATAAAACGGCAGGCAAGGAACTGGAGAAATTATTGAAAACCATCCACGATTACACCATTAAAATGAATAAAGCACTGGGCTACGATTTCAATACCGTAGAATTTGCGGTAAGAGACGGAATTCCTTATGCCATCGACTTCTGCAACCCGGCTCCCGATGCCGACCGAAATTCGGTAGGTGAAGAAAATTTTGCATGGATTGTAGAGCATGCCGCAAAATTAGCTGTGGAAAAAGCGAAGGAATATGTTCCCGGAAAACCGAATATCTCCTGGGGAACCTTCGTTAAGGATTCTGTAAAATAA
- a CDS encoding alpha/beta hydrolase-fold protein codes for MPQIEHTDYYSHILGTSLKVEVTGHYGYPIIMFPTSQGQYTQNHDFHLNGSINWFVEQGKVKLYNIQTIDSWSFYDESIPPQQRIRNYEKYVQFLIKEFVPYIQKLHNTHRVAVAGASFGGYHAANFAFRFPDVVSHLFCLSGAFSIRNFMDGYSDDLVYYNCPREYVKNDEAWKYKHMHIVLSTSDQDICKDKNVEMAGILSSKGIDFWYDERKWINHDWPLWRMVFPTFIGAFFS; via the coding sequence ATGCCGCAAATAGAACATACCGATTATTACTCACATATTTTAGGAACAAGCCTTAAAGTAGAAGTTACGGGACATTACGGATATCCGATCATCATGTTTCCGACTTCACAGGGGCAATATACCCAAAACCATGATTTTCACCTGAACGGTAGCATCAACTGGTTTGTAGAACAGGGAAAAGTAAAGCTCTACAACATCCAGACGATCGACAGCTGGAGCTTTTACGATGAAAGCATTCCGCCCCAGCAAAGAATCAGGAATTATGAAAAATACGTGCAGTTCCTGATCAAGGAATTTGTTCCTTACATTCAGAAACTTCATAATACCCACCGCGTGGCCGTTGCCGGGGCGAGCTTTGGAGGCTATCATGCGGCCAATTTTGCCTTCCGGTTCCCGGATGTTGTTTCGCATTTATTCTGTCTCTCGGGAGCTTTCAGCATCAGGAATTTCATGGACGGATATTCCGATGACCTGGTGTATTACAACTGTCCGAGGGAATATGTGAAAAATGATGAAGCCTGGAAATACAAGCACATGCATATTGTTCTGAGCACTTCCGATCAGGATATCTGTAAAGATAAAAATGTGGAAATGGCGGGCATTCTGTCTTCAAAAGGAATCGACTTCTGGTACGATGAGAGAAAATGGATCAATCACGACTGGCCGCTCTGGAGAATGGTTTTCCCGACTTTTATAGGGGCTTTTTTCTCTTAA
- a CDS encoding acetyl-CoA carboxylase biotin carboxylase subunit family protein codes for MEEKTIVCISCYYKGYDFMDEMKKLGNKVILVTSENLKEKDWPWHAIDEVFYMPEIKPSVWNLDHLVQGFSYLMQTRKIHAVIALDDYDVEKAALIRETFRIPGMGQTTHRYFRDKLAMRQKAKDSGINVPEFTAVFNNDEVNAFADNVPAPWVLKPRSEASASGIKKLTSKDELWDALNSLGEERHLFLLESFKPGDVYHVDSLTFNKEIIFTSASKYLAPPMQVSHEGGVFRTKTLGRYSDEFQALEKANAKVLSSFGLMNGATHTEFIRSKENGKYYFLETSSRVGGAHIPDLVEAATNINIWREWAKIEDALLRGKDYQISKPTGYYSGLIIALIKDKEPDYTHFQCEEAVKFLPIDYHAGIVYKSNDAELVQRRLDEAAEKIHADMLNILPPKEKPTS; via the coding sequence ATGGAGGAGAAAACAATAGTGTGCATTTCGTGCTATTACAAGGGTTATGATTTCATGGATGAAATGAAAAAACTCGGTAATAAAGTAATTCTGGTAACATCCGAGAATCTTAAAGAGAAAGACTGGCCGTGGCACGCCATCGATGAGGTATTTTATATGCCTGAGATAAAGCCCTCCGTTTGGAATCTCGACCATCTTGTCCAGGGTTTTTCTTATCTGATGCAGACCCGAAAGATCCACGCCGTAATTGCCTTGGATGATTATGATGTGGAAAAGGCTGCTCTGATCCGTGAAACCTTCAGGATTCCCGGAATGGGACAGACAACGCACCGCTATTTCAGGGATAAATTGGCCATGCGCCAGAAAGCAAAGGATTCCGGCATCAATGTTCCTGAATTTACCGCCGTCTTCAACAACGATGAGGTAAATGCCTTTGCAGATAATGTTCCTGCTCCCTGGGTTTTAAAACCCCGTTCCGAAGCTTCCGCTTCCGGTATTAAAAAACTGACTTCAAAGGATGAACTTTGGGATGCGCTTAATAGTTTAGGCGAAGAACGCCATCTGTTCCTGCTTGAAAGCTTTAAACCCGGAGACGTGTATCATGTAGACAGCCTTACCTTTAATAAAGAAATCATTTTTACCTCCGCTTCAAAATATCTTGCGCCGCCAATGCAGGTTTCGCATGAGGGCGGTGTTTTCAGAACAAAAACCCTGGGACGGTATTCCGATGAATTCCAGGCTCTTGAAAAAGCCAATGCTAAAGTACTTTCCAGTTTCGGATTGATGAACGGTGCAACGCATACGGAATTTATCCGAAGTAAAGAAAACGGAAAATATTACTTTCTGGAAACTTCCTCACGGGTTGGAGGTGCTCATATTCCGGATCTGGTAGAAGCTGCCACCAACATCAATATCTGGAGAGAATGGGCGAAAATTGAAGATGCCCTTCTGAGAGGTAAAGACTACCAGATTTCCAAACCTACAGGATATTATTCGGGGCTGATCATCGCTCTAATTAAAGATAAAGAACCCGATTACACGCATTTTCAATGCGAAGAGGCCGTAAAGTTCCTGCCCATCGATTACCATGCAGGCATCGTCTACAAGTCGAATGATGCAGAGCTCGTGCAGAGAAGGCTTGATGAAGCCGCAGAAAAAATTCACGCCGACATGCTGAATATCCTGCCTCCGAAAGAAAAGCCGACTTCATAA